A stretch of DNA from Castor canadensis chromosome 2, mCasCan1.hap1v2, whole genome shotgun sequence:
GCTTCAGCAGCTTGCCTCGCCACGTCGTCCTGGGACGGGAATCAGTAGAGTGAGAAAGGATGGGTCCTGAATCCTGGTGTCCCTCAGCTGTCCTGCAGGGAAATGGCTTGGACGAGCCTTGCCTTTGCcccattttcccttctcttcctctttttccaccCAACCAGTCCCAAGAGATGACTGTCAGCTGAGGGAAGTGACCTGGTTCCTTCTCTGCTGCATGACCAGTTCGGTTTGGGGAAGGAAGTAGAAGATCACTAGGCACTCTGAAAGCTTGTGTACTGTATACTCAGACTAGAAGAGCTGTGTTCAAGCCCGCCAAAGGGCTGGCAACTACCCATACCAAATCTACAAGCTGGATTCCTGACCTATCCTGATGGAGGGGAATGTCACGTTTGGGAACGGGGAACCCTTAAGTGGAGAGGGCTGGAATCCAGTCCACACCAAGCCATGAGCCTGGATAGGACTTACTCAGCCTGCAGGCTTGTGGGCTGGCTGTGGCCTGGGCACAGAAGTACACGCTACACAGACAAAAGCCTAAATTTGCATCATACTGCAGGTGTCAGTCCCGCTCCCACCAGTCCACCCCTAGGTGCCTCCCCATTGTGAGATGAGTCACTGGCGGTTAACACACAACACCTCCAGGCTGTGACCTATACCTTCCTTCACCTGTTCCTTAACCAGAGGGAGGACACCTCCCCGTTACAGTCCCCACTACAGTCCTTGCAAGCTAAGGGCCTATGACATGCTCCAGTCAGAAAAATAAGGGAGATGGCAaggcagggccagggatggtTCCTAGAGCTCATGGCAGGCACAGAGATAAGAGGGACTTCTTCCTCCTATTCCCAATAGATCCAACAACACCGCTCCAAGGGCAGGAAGAGAAGGCTGGGTGCTTCATGACACGCATGTAAGTTCCTGGATACGCCCTTTAAAGCCACAGACTGGCTGCCTTGACAGTGCCGAAGCCAAGCAAGCCCAGGACCCGGGGGAGCCGACCATCACTCACCAGCTCCTCAGCATCTAGGGCCTTCTTGACCGTGTATCCGTAGGGGTACATCAGCAGCTGGGAGTAGCTGTGCAGGTCGATGAAGCACTTGAAATGCCCATGTTTTTGAATAAAATCTACCACGGATTTCACCTCCACTTCAGAATTGGCATGGGGACCATGGTATACTTCAGAGCAAGGGTTATCACTGGCTCCCTCTCCTGTTGGGGACAGCCAACTAGAAACAGTAACCCACAagccaagaaaacagaaatgagggCATTTCGACCCCCAGAAGGGCTGGAGGGGAAATGAACAGTCACTGCCAGATGCCCCCCCAGAGCCTGTCTATGGTCTGTGCAGACTGTAAGGAGGAACAAGGGTGAGAGATGGGGGTGTTGGGCCTGCCACAGCTGAGAAGAAAAATGTTGGGATTTCCTTAAACGGCTAGAGTTGACCTTGTATTTGTGCCAATAGCAGTTGTCATAAATAATTAATATCATACTTGAAAATGAGTTGTAATTAATAAGTATGCTAGATAATTAATATGAATaccaataaataatgaaaatgactCCATTTATTCTGGTGTCAACTTATTCTCTTGGTTCAGATCTTAATGGCCAACTGCTGCCAAAAATAATCTATTGTTGTGGCTAAAATCTCTTGATTATTTGACAAGCGTTTAGAAATATTGCCTTCTGTATTACTTCACATGCAGCTTTcgaaggctgtgtgtgtgtgtgtgtacacacacgcATAACCACCCCAGTTATGGGAATATCTGGCTTAACCCATGTCCTTGGTTCCCACATTCATATCAGCTCCTTTCCTACAATCATTATTTTCCCCCAACAGTTTTTGTGGTATTTCTATGCAAATAAAACAAgtccataaaaaacaaaatttggggAGCTtgggggtatagttcagtcatagaaggcttgcctagcatgtatgagaacCTGAGTTTGATCTTCAacaccatacacacatacacacatgcaaaaaaaaattatgtgattGTAATCACCATGCAAGCAtgtctgtccctctgtcctcTTAAGAGGACAAGAATTACTTGTCTCTTTCAAAATTACAACAGTAACACTTAAACACAAAATAGAATGCACAGACACAGTGAGCCTAAGATGTACTGCTAAGTCTCTCAGtgaatggaagaatgaaaccaaaGTGGAAATTGGCTCCTTACCCCAAACTCAGGGCACAAGTGGACAGGTTCATCCTATGGCAATGGgatttgaaaccatttccctttccccccacctacCTGCAAAACTCGAGTTCCAGTTTCTGTTTGGATCAGTACCAACGCAGCGGCTCCCAGGATTCAGTGACCTTGTCTTCCGCCACAATCGGTTCTAAAAAAGCCACCAAATAACCAGAGTAGGCACAGCAGCAATGAAAGGGTTTTTCTGGGAGCTTAGGGGTGACCACAGCAGATGATGGGCTGAGCTGCATGCTGACCCTGCCTCTGGGAGGTTCTTTGGACTCCAGTTCTCACTGCCTGGATGGTCTGCTCTCAACCCCCAGAGAAAGGAGGCTTTGCCCCTGTGGGTTTAAGAAAGGGACTCCCCTAAATGCCCTGATGagaactttctatacaagaaccAGGCGGTCCCAACTGTATCCACTGAATAACTGTTGATTTCAGTAGGAGTGGGACCAGTGGTCAATGTGTCTTGATGGTCAGCAACACCACTGAAGTGCACAGCACCTTTTTTATTCTTGCTTAAAAACACTCACCTGAATTCAGTCAAACTCTCGATCAGGGAATAAGGGAACAAATTAAACGGCACAACAATGAAGCCATCAGCCAAATTCAGAATGTGAGACATTATACAGGAAATTATTTGGTTTCTCCAGCAaatgaatgacattttaaaaggatGTGTGGGGGTGCTATTCTGAACAAGAGAGACTGCAGAGACACAGCAACCAGATGCAGTGCGCAGACCCTGCTGGATCCCGACTTCAACAAATTGACTCCTAAGAGACATTTTTAAGATAATTGGGGGTGTTAGATGATATTAAAGAACTTccattaatttttcaaatgtgtCAGTGGTGTAGTAGGCTTGCGTTTTTATTATTATCAGCAGCAGCTAGAGATGCATACTAAGGTAGTTGTGGGTGAAATAACACGATGTCtgggatttgctttaaaatacgTCAAGAAGAAAATTGCgtaggagagaaaaagatgaataaaagattggtaaaatgttaataattgttCAGGACCCATAATAAAGAGTCCCTTAGACTattttctctagaaaaaaaaaaatattccctGGTGATTCTCAGCTCTGAGAATGACTAGAAAATGAAGTCCCAAGGAAACTCATCACTTGCATATTGGTGGAAGTTCTTTCTAAGGTCACTGGAAGGCAAGAAATTCAACAAGCAAGTTTTGTTCCACCCCAGGCGGTTTGGGATTACTCACTTGGGTTTGCGTATACACATATCCATCGGGATTAGCCACAGGCAGTAGGAAAATATCCACTTTCTCCAAGATGGAGGTGATAGCTGGATCCTTCTGGTAATCAGACACAATCTAGGCAGAGACAAAATGCTTTCAACAGACTGGGTTGCTAGGTCTAACCGTGTGTCCTCCCAAGGCGTCCAGCACTCACCTAGAATGGATGCCCTCAGAACAGCCTCCACCCTCTGGAGCACCCCCCCAGGGGCAAAGCTCTCTGCAAAGCCCTCCGAGCCCCTTAAAACCTGGGGACAGGGCTGCATGACTACATCAGCTCCAAATCTAGGGGTGCTTGCTTTGTTCATTTCTAGAGAGTAATTCCACATGCAGCACCCTTCCCTCCCAATGCTGGCTTACAAGATTCCTCCAAGGTTCTAGAGGCAATGTGAGGACCCCAAGGCCTGTGTAGCTTGGAAAGGGTCAGAGGTAAGATTCACGTGTTTGTTGCTCAGCTCTTTTGCGGGGGCCCACGACACAGGCCTGACTTTGTGACTCACTAGCTTGCTCGCCACAACTTTGTCACTTAGTCCCAGTGGATTGGGTTGTCACAAAGCCCCTAAGTGAGGGGCTTTGACCATTCACTTCTTGGATCTGAAAAGGCCCCAGGCTGCGAGGACCTCAGGTTCCAGTCTGCACAGAGCACCTTCCCAACCTGGCCCCCTGCGGGGGCTCCCTCTAACCCCACAAGAATCCTTGGCTAATTCCAGGCGACATGACCTTCCTTGCCGTCCAGATGGCGGTGGCCTGCGAGATCCACTCCCGGGAATGGATGCCTGCATTCAGCCAAATGGCAGGCCGCTGTTTGCCTCCTCCTGTGCTGAACTGCAGAACGGAAAAGAGGCCAGAAAATGACCCTCTTGCCTGAGCCTCTGCTCACCTCTCCTCTCCCCAGCTCAGCTCCtattcatttaattcatttaagATAATTCAGAGACCAAATGTTCCTGAGGGCACCATCTATTTATTGGGCTTATCCGTGACCAGGATGCTTAATTGGTTGGCTGCAGCATCAGGCAGCCTGAACCTCTCCAGCACTGGGAGAAAATGGGAAGGAGAAACAAATGTTATTGTGGATTAGAATGCTAGTGCGATTAGAGGTAATAGTGTGTTTCTGAAAGACCTCAAACGGTATCCCAACAGAGAGAGACACAAGGGTATGTGAACCAGGCTGTTCGGCTAATACAATAAATGAATTCGGTTTTAAATTAGGAAAAAGTGGGCTTCGCTCTAGCTCTTTGTAAATGGCAGTAATGAATTCTGCCTCCTGCCTTTGCCATAGTGTTGGGGCCCCTTGGGTCAAAGCTTGGTGTTAATGAAGCCAGGGTCTTCATCAGATGGGCAAATAATCTAAATGTAATTATTTGAAAGCAACCAGCTCAGTGGCAGGTCTCCTTTCCCGCTGGTAATTTGCTATAAATCTGAGTTCTTTGGGGGCTTATAGGAAGCTAAGACTTTGGCAAATTCTTAAAACCATCCATTGTTCCATGGTGTATGCCCAAATTCCTTTTTATTCATTCGACTAGATTATGCATGTAATTTATGTCATTGTCATAGTTCTCCATCTCCTTTGCCAATGCAGACCTGAATCTATTAGAAATATCTGGAAATGAGGCTTCGTGCAGCCAAGGATCAGTAGCTGGCCTTAAAAATGAACCCTAAAATTAGCTTCCTAGGTTGCTTTTCTAGTAAGTAGCCCTAAAAGCAGATCAGAGTTCAGAGGCCTACCCTACCTTTTCTTGCTATTAACAGAAGGTTGGGAAAGATGAAGGCAAAAGTGGCCCACTAAAAGCCTTCTGAAATACTGACCACCTCCCCTTTGATCCTGTCTTTCAATCAAAACATGGAtgggcacatgtgaataaatgaataattaaaaaaagaaaacatggatgGGGTGCACTCCTTCTCCCTACCCCACGTTAAACAAAAGCAAGCAATTCCAGCAAGTCAAAATCTAGCTGGGGGgcagtgtgggggggggaggggaagatgaCACGTAACCTCACTCTTCCCCTTGAAGCCAGGCAGCTTAAGAAGCTGCCTCCCTCAGAAGTTTGAGGGTTGGGTCCTTCTTGGACACAAGAACCCTTCCAAGGGCCTGGGGCCTCACCTTCAGGACGTACATCGGCCGCTTTTCAAATGTCTCTCCAATCTTCACTCTGCTGGCCAGATCAGGAAAATCTGTGGCAATGCTGTCCATCTCATGGTAAATCTGGAGCATGAAATAGTGAACCAcggacattttttaaattaatagaatcttactgtgtagcccaggctggcttcaaattttcaATCCTttggcctcagcctcttgagtgctgagattacaagtgcatgccactgtgcctagcccAAGACCATTGTTTTAAATCTTTCAGTTCTGGGTAGGTATTTGGGAACTTTATCTTGTCAGTCTTAAAAGATTTCTTCTGGGCCTCTAACTTTGGGGTTAACCATATTATCAATATGGAATGCTTATTACAGGGAAGTGCCTGATGAGTCTCTTCCTGCAATTTTCTAGAGAAtagcacatttatttattatggGTCACTGAGGTAGACTAGAGAGACATACAGATATTGCTCCAAAGTTGGTCCTTCATGCCATCTTGGACAGTCCCATTTACCAAGGCTCTTGACAACAGGACTCTCCAAATTCTTGGGACCACATTttccacacaaaaaataaagtatgtaccAC
This window harbors:
- the Cpa4 gene encoding carboxypeptidase A4 isoform X2, which encodes MNNKGGCHWLWTLSGSHGQQDQVFRINVRNGDEVSKLTQLVNSDNFKLNVWKSPSAFGRPVDVLVPSVSLLPVKSFLKSQGLEYSVTIKDLQALLDNEDEEMQHNEGQERSGNNFNYGAYHSLEAIYHEMDSIATDFPDLASRVKIGETFEKRPMYVLKFSTGGGKQRPAIWLNAGIHSREWISQATAIWTARKIVSDYQKDPAITSILEKVDIFLLPVANPDGYVYTQTQNRLWRKTRSLNPGSRCVGTDPNRNWNSSFAGEGASDNPCSEVYHGPHANSEVEVKSVVDFIQKHGHFKCFIDLHSYSQLLMYPYGYTVKKALDAEELDDVARQAAEALASLSGTKYQVGPTCTTVYPASGSSIDWAYDNGIKYAFTFELRDTGHYGFLLPASQIIPTAEETWLGLKTIMEHVRDNL
- the Cpa4 gene encoding carboxypeptidase A4 isoform X1, yielding MRWILFFGALTGSGICSREKFFGDQVFRINVRNGDEVSKLTQLVNSDNFKLNVWKSPSAFGRPVDVLVPSVSLLPVKSFLKSQGLEYSVTIKDLQALLDNEDEEMQHNEGQERSGNNFNYGAYHSLEAIYHEMDSIATDFPDLASRVKIGETFEKRPMYVLKFSTGGGKQRPAIWLNAGIHSREWISQATAIWTARKIVSDYQKDPAITSILEKVDIFLLPVANPDGYVYTQTQNRLWRKTRSLNPGSRCVGTDPNRNWNSSFAGEGASDNPCSEVYHGPHANSEVEVKSVVDFIQKHGHFKCFIDLHSYSQLLMYPYGYTVKKALDAEELDDVARQAAEALASLSGTKYQVGPTCTTVYPASGSSIDWAYDNGIKYAFTFELRDTGHYGFLLPASQIIPTAEETWLGLKTIMEHVRDNL
- the Cpa4 gene encoding carboxypeptidase A4 isoform X3, which translates into the protein MRWILFFGALTGSGICSREKFFGDQVFRINVRNGDEVSKLTQLVNSDNFKLNVWKSPSAFGRPVDVLVPSVSLLPVKSFLKSQGLEYSVTIKDLQALLDNEDEEMQHNEGQERSGNNFNYGAYHSLEAIYHEMDSIATDFPDLASRVKIGETFEKRPMYVLKFSTGGGKQRPAIWLNAGIHSREWISQATAIWTARKIVSDYQKDPAITSILEKVDIFLLPVANPDGYVYTQTQNRLWRKTRSLNPGSRCVGTDPNRNWNSSFAGEGASDNPCSEVYHGPHANSEVEVKSVVDFIQKHGHFKCFIDLHSYSQLLMYPYGYTVKKALDAEELIQLVEAALTGPMTMASSMLSHLS